The following proteins come from a genomic window of Sorghum bicolor cultivar BTx623 chromosome 3, Sorghum_bicolor_NCBIv3, whole genome shotgun sequence:
- the LOC110434188 gene encoding phenylalanine--tRNA ligase, chloroplastic/mitochondrial codes for MRPLIRTARCWLLRARVRAMATLPMAPPAAAISSFTTRSLYSPSSRSHRLLLARFFSAAPAPAGARALRAAASAVEVGGVKIAREDVVKENDPTNNVPDTIFSKIGLQLHRRDNHPLGILKNTVYDYFDKNFTGQFDKFDDLCPLVSVKQNFDDVLVPSDHVSRSYNDTYYVDGQTVLRCHTSAHQAELLRDGHTHFLVTGDVYRRDSIDSTHYPVFHQMEGFRVFSPDEWSGSGMDGTAYAAAELKKMLEGLARHLFGAVEMRWVDTYFPFTNPSFELEIYFQDDWLEVLGCGVTEQEILKRNGRSDHVAWAFGLGLERLAMVLFDIPDIRLFWSNDKRFTSQFSEGKLGVKFKPFSKFPPCYKDMSFWINDAFTENNLCEVVRGIAGDLVEEVKLIDNFTNKKGMTSHCYRIAYRSMERSLTDEEINNLQLNVREAVKDKLKVELR; via the exons ATGCGCCCGCTTATCCGAACCGCTCGCTGCTGGCTCCTCCGCGCGCGTGTTCGCGCCATGGCCACGCTTCCCATGGCgccccccgccgccgccatctcctCCTTCACCACCCGCTCCCTCTACTCCCCTTCTTCGCGTTCtcaccgcctcctcctcgcccgcttCTTCTCCGCCGCGCCGGCGCCTGCCGGGGCGAGAGCGCTCCGAGCGGCAGCCTCCGCCGTTGAGGTGGGCGGCGTCAAGATCGCGCGCGAGG ATGTTGTGAAGGAGAATGACCCGACAAACAACGTGCCAGACACTATCTTTTCAAAGATTGGCTTGCAGCTGCACAGGAGGGATAACCATCCCCTTGGGATCCTGAAGAACACGGTTTATGATTACTTTGACAAGAACTTCACTGGACAGTTTGACAAGTTTGATGACCTTTGCCCCCTTGTTTCCGTCAAGCAG AATTTTGATGATGTCTTGGTCCCATCTGACCATGTAAGTCGGAGTTACAATGACACATATTATGTTGATGGTCAAACAGTCTTAAGGTGTCATACTAGCGCTCATCAAGCTGAGCTGCTAAGGGATGGACATACACACTTTCTTGTAACTGGAGATGTTTACCGTAGGGATTCCATTGATTCAACTCACTATCCTGTCTTCCATCAG ATGGAAGGCTTCCGTGTCTTCTCTCCTGATGAATGGTCAGGTTCTGGCATGGATGGGACAGCATATGCAGCTGCGGAACTCAAGAAAATGCTGGAAGGCTTGGCAAGACATCTATTTG GTGCTGTAGAGATGCGATGGGTTGACACTTACTTCCCATTTACCAACCCATCCTTCGAgcttgaaatatattttcag GATGATTGGTTGGAGGTTTTGGGGTGTGGAGTCACCGAgcaggaaattttgaaaagaaatggcaGGAGTGACCATGTGGCATGGGCCTTTGGATTGGGACTGGAGCGCCTTGCAATGGTCCTTTTTGACATTCCAGATATTCGACTCTTCTGGTCGAATGATAAACGGTTCACGTCCCAG TTCTCAGAAGGCAAGCTTGGTGTCAAGTTCAAGCCATTTTCAAAG tTTCCTCCTTGTTACAAGGATATGAGTTTCTGGATCAATGATGCATTTACAGAGAACAATTTATGTGAGGTTGTCAGAGGAATTGCTGGCGATCTTGTTGAGGAG GTAAAACTTATTGATAATTTCACCAACAAGAAAGGCATGACAAGTCATTGCTACAGAATAGCCTATAGGTCAATGGAACGGTCGCTCACAGACGAGGAGATTAACAATCTTCAG TTGAATGTCAGGGAAGCTGTGAAAGATAAATTGAAAGTAGAGTTGAGATAG